One Angustibacter luteus genomic window carries:
- a CDS encoding BTAD domain-containing putative transcriptional regulator, whose protein sequence is MPELAYRLLGGLEVASPAGRLDVGPRKQQALLAVLLLQSGRTLSLDGLVGAVWGADAPERAEASVHSYISTLRRALEPDRKPREPASVLVTRGQGYALVAARDQVDAWRFEDAVAAARTCSAAGDLDGAARLVAGALGDYAPLLPDFEDDEWSRPDRIRLERVHAAAVRLSYDVRLGRGEHRALEPELRAALDRDPLDEEVAALLAVALYRSDRQREALQVLADCKRALGDQLGVDPGPRLRQLELDLLSHADHLAVPTSEPTPVPTAAQPAGHRSPPGSPALVGRDAELATLTDLVSSAADGGRVAVVEAEAGGGKTALLDALAAAVHEQADVVWGRCAQGPGTPTLWPWSQVVDVLTGGAPGSTVLAALLPGRPGESPEPSAAFRQAGDLVSLLGDRVRRRPLVLVLDDLHWADEASTALLAQVATRLPAGVTLCCALRPPGQHAPAHLVAALAALARVPGQARVDLPALGPDEVAALLAVELGTSPAGGTVQAVLARSGGNPFFVRELARVVQARAEGEDVVVPASVRDVVRTRLAALPEPTVVLLRLAAVLGRDVDLTVLAAANGSTLDELLEGISPAVDDGVLVPHPTRVGIWRFSHDLVRDAVVDGAGALMLPRLHLRVADALSPGRAPEGPGQPDAEAAPPLAAEALAHHLWSAGPLAEPRRTASALLAAAHAALAKHAYAAATRHLELAIGVSSSAGLDDLELDGIALLTTIVGVQAGYIGTDDALLARGEELAERLGRVRTGVELVYARWGAASQRVELDRSAELIARLEERASGSADPVVRLYALHARGIDRWDRGEIGESRVALDSAADLLAELDEGEQRPVLAYDVRLLSPAFRSLVHTLTDDLDSAHAIQQRMRTQVQGDPYGTVVWAQFTANAASLEGDVERTLAACATGLAADPDGAFAFLGTMLRSEQAWARGMHGTPDDAREALAEVARLDEVLLEMGARTGEHGTLLIRAYLHLASGEPTQALAALDEAAASADRYQQRPNEALASVVRARAQLALGVPAVDVHATLAEGRRLAQRTGALLFARRADELADQLHALGSGAAEA, encoded by the coding sequence CCGGCCGCACCCTGTCGCTGGACGGCCTGGTCGGCGCCGTCTGGGGGGCCGACGCCCCCGAGCGGGCCGAGGCCTCGGTGCACTCCTACATCTCCACGCTGCGCCGGGCGCTCGAGCCGGACCGCAAGCCCCGTGAGCCGGCGAGCGTCCTCGTCACCCGAGGTCAGGGTTACGCGCTGGTCGCCGCCCGCGACCAGGTCGACGCGTGGCGGTTCGAGGACGCGGTGGCGGCCGCCCGGACCTGCTCTGCCGCAGGTGACCTGGACGGTGCCGCCCGGCTGGTGGCAGGTGCGCTCGGCGACTACGCACCGCTGCTGCCGGACTTCGAGGACGACGAGTGGAGCCGGCCCGACCGAATCCGGTTGGAGCGGGTGCACGCGGCCGCGGTGCGGCTGTCGTACGACGTGCGCCTCGGCCGCGGTGAGCACCGCGCGCTCGAGCCCGAGCTGCGGGCGGCGCTGGACCGCGACCCGCTCGACGAGGAGGTCGCCGCGCTGCTGGCCGTCGCGCTCTACCGCAGCGACCGCCAGCGCGAGGCGCTGCAGGTGCTGGCGGACTGCAAGCGCGCCCTCGGCGACCAGCTCGGGGTGGACCCCGGGCCGCGACTGCGCCAGCTCGAGCTGGACCTGCTGTCCCACGCCGACCACCTGGCGGTGCCCACCTCCGAACCCACACCGGTGCCGACCGCCGCCCAGCCAGCGGGCCACCGGTCACCGCCGGGGAGTCCCGCGCTGGTGGGCCGGGACGCTGAGCTGGCGACCCTGACCGACCTGGTGTCCAGCGCTGCCGACGGTGGTCGGGTGGCGGTGGTCGAGGCCGAGGCCGGTGGGGGGAAGACCGCCCTGCTGGACGCCCTGGCCGCGGCGGTGCACGAGCAGGCGGACGTCGTGTGGGGTCGTTGTGCTCAAGGCCCCGGGACGCCGACGCTGTGGCCCTGGAGCCAGGTGGTGGACGTGCTGACCGGCGGGGCGCCGGGCTCGACCGTGCTCGCGGCGCTGCTGCCGGGACGGCCCGGGGAGTCGCCCGAGCCGAGCGCCGCCTTCCGGCAGGCCGGTGACCTGGTGTCCTTGCTCGGCGACCGGGTCCGGCGACGTCCGCTGGTGCTCGTCCTGGACGACCTGCACTGGGCGGACGAGGCCTCCACCGCGCTGCTCGCGCAGGTCGCCACGCGGCTACCCGCCGGAGTGACCCTGTGCTGCGCGCTCCGGCCACCCGGCCAGCACGCACCGGCGCACCTCGTCGCTGCCCTCGCGGCGCTCGCTCGGGTGCCGGGCCAGGCCCGGGTGGACCTGCCCGCGCTGGGCCCCGACGAGGTCGCGGCCCTGCTGGCCGTCGAGCTGGGCACCTCGCCGGCCGGCGGCACCGTGCAGGCCGTGCTCGCCCGCAGCGGCGGCAACCCGTTCTTCGTGCGCGAGCTGGCCCGGGTGGTGCAGGCACGGGCCGAGGGGGAGGACGTCGTGGTGCCGGCGTCGGTGCGGGACGTCGTCCGGACGCGGCTGGCGGCACTGCCCGAACCCACGGTCGTCCTGCTCAGGCTGGCCGCCGTGCTGGGCCGGGACGTGGACCTCACGGTGCTCGCAGCGGCGAACGGGTCGACGCTGGACGAGCTGCTCGAGGGCATCAGCCCGGCAGTGGACGACGGCGTGCTCGTGCCGCACCCGACGCGCGTCGGGATCTGGCGGTTCAGCCACGACCTCGTGCGCGACGCGGTGGTGGACGGCGCCGGCGCGCTGATGCTTCCCCGGCTGCACCTGCGGGTTGCGGACGCCCTCAGCCCCGGCCGCGCGCCGGAGGGCCCCGGGCAGCCGGACGCCGAGGCGGCGCCGCCACTGGCCGCCGAGGCGTTGGCGCACCACCTCTGGTCGGCCGGACCGCTCGCCGAGCCGCGCCGCACGGCGTCGGCCCTGTTGGCGGCGGCGCACGCCGCGCTGGCCAAGCACGCGTACGCCGCAGCCACCCGGCACCTGGAGCTCGCCATCGGGGTGAGCTCGTCGGCGGGGCTGGACGATCTCGAGCTGGACGGCATTGCGCTGCTCACGACGATCGTCGGAGTCCAGGCCGGGTACATCGGCACGGACGACGCGCTGCTGGCGCGCGGTGAGGAGCTGGCCGAGCGGCTGGGCCGGGTGCGCACCGGCGTCGAGCTGGTGTACGCCCGGTGGGGCGCGGCGTCCCAACGCGTCGAGCTCGACCGCAGCGCCGAGCTGATCGCGCGGCTCGAGGAGCGAGCCTCCGGCAGCGCCGACCCGGTGGTCCGGCTGTACGCGCTGCACGCGCGGGGCATCGACCGGTGGGACCGCGGCGAGATCGGTGAGTCCCGCGTCGCGTTGGACTCCGCCGCCGACCTGCTGGCCGAGCTCGACGAGGGTGAGCAGCGTCCCGTCCTGGCCTACGACGTCCGCCTGCTGTCGCCGGCCTTCCGCTCCCTGGTGCACACGCTGACCGACGACCTGGACAGTGCGCACGCGATCCAGCAGCGGATGCGCACGCAGGTGCAGGGCGACCCCTACGGCACGGTCGTCTGGGCCCAGTTCACCGCCAACGCGGCCTCGCTGGAGGGGGACGTGGAGCGCACCCTGGCCGCCTGCGCCACCGGACTGGCGGCCGACCCGGACGGCGCCTTCGCGTTCCTCGGCACCATGCTGCGCAGCGAGCAGGCGTGGGCGCGCGGCATGCACGGCACACCGGACGACGCGCGGGAGGCGCTGGCCGAGGTGGCCCGCCTGGACGAGGTGCTGCTGGAGATGGGCGCCAGGACGGGCGAGCACGGCACGCTGCTGATCCGCGCCTACCTGCACCTGGCGTCAGGGGAGCCGACCCAGGCGCTGGCCGCGCTGGACGAGGCCGCCGCATCGGCCGACCGCTACCAGCAGCGGCCGAACGAGGCGCTCGCCTCCGTCGTGCGGGCCCGGGCGCAGCTGGCGCTCGGGGTACCGGCCGTGGACGTGCACGCCACCCTGGCCGAGGGGCGCCGGCTGGCCCAGCGGACCGGGGCGCTGCTGTTCGCCCGGCGGGCCGACGAGCTCGCCGACCAGCTGCACGCCCTCGGGTCAGGTGCGGCCGAGGCGTAG